In the genome of Eggerthella sp. YY7918, one region contains:
- a CDS encoding helix-turn-helix domain-containing protein: MELGAHIKEYRMERGMSQEDLAERIYVSRQTVSNWETDKTYPDVESLLLLSILFDTTIDELIKGDVEAMKNVLKNDAQKMNVYATVGMAIAIVGAVAGVCGVLFWGWGVVPSVIIGLLVWGIGMYLLIKVERMKKEHNLVTYREIDAFMKGEPIDRDNLKSQRARKHRVIKGIVLVLVAVAIGAVFGALFNLLIGQAF; the protein is encoded by the coding sequence GTGGAACTTGGCGCACACATCAAAGAGTATCGAATGGAACGCGGAATGTCTCAGGAAGACCTCGCCGAGCGCATTTACGTATCACGCCAGACGGTATCGAACTGGGAAACCGACAAGACCTACCCCGATGTGGAAAGCCTTCTGCTCCTCAGCATCCTCTTCGACACGACGATAGACGAACTGATCAAAGGAGATGTGGAAGCCATGAAAAATGTACTGAAGAATGATGCGCAGAAAATGAACGTGTATGCGACCGTGGGAATGGCGATTGCCATCGTGGGTGCAGTCGCTGGCGTGTGCGGTGTTCTCTTCTGGGGCTGGGGGGTCGTCCCCAGTGTCATCATCGGTCTTTTGGTGTGGGGCATCGGCATGTACCTTCTGATAAAAGTGGAACGCATGAAGAAGGAGCACAACCTGGTCACCTACCGCGAGATCGATGCCTTCATGAAAGGCGAGCCTATCGACCGGGACAATCTGAAGAGCCAACGCGCCCGCAAGCATCGCGTAATCAAGGGCATCGTACTCGTATTGGTAGCTGTTGCCATCGGTGCCGTCTTCGGCGCTCTTTTCAATCTGCTCATCGGGCAAGCTTTTTAA
- a CDS encoding ABC transporter permease — translation MRVSHLVRTAVRAVFQNGLRTALTMLGLIIGISSVIILVGIGDGSNQQVQAKMKELGGDALSAYVYEGSLSYEDLAAIGELDSLDGAAPSKMLSKKVSAGKAVSGRAFIEATDEHYLHVRNLKLLAGRNLNAVDRENKSKVLVLGADVATELFGSTDAVGRTVKLDGDEFTVVGVLQNQGESMGLNTGSVVLVPFSTAVGMGAGADVDSFYAKARGQERIDEAKVAIGSYLGSTAGIAPGMFDVTSQDEMLRAGNDIDDTMTLLLAGIAAISLVVAGIGVMNVMLVSVTERTREIGIKKALGARRADILAQFLLEALIMSIVGGAVGIGAGIAFGLLLNTVGMTFVVSWNAVWAAVAASTVIGLAFGIFPAHRASRKNPIDALRAE, via the coding sequence ATGCGGGTTAGTCACCTCGTGCGCACAGCCGTGCGCGCCGTGTTCCAAAACGGGCTGCGCACGGCACTCACCATGCTGGGGCTCATCATTGGCATCTCATCGGTCATCATTTTGGTGGGCATCGGCGACGGTTCAAACCAGCAGGTGCAAGCCAAAATGAAGGAGCTGGGCGGCGACGCGCTCTCGGCGTACGTGTACGAGGGGTCGCTTAGCTATGAAGACCTAGCTGCCATCGGTGAGCTGGATTCCCTCGACGGCGCGGCCCCCTCCAAGATGCTCTCCAAGAAAGTCTCGGCGGGCAAAGCGGTGTCCGGCCGAGCGTTTATCGAGGCCACCGACGAGCACTACCTGCACGTGCGCAATCTCAAGCTGCTCGCCGGGCGCAACCTGAATGCGGTCGACCGCGAAAACAAAAGCAAGGTGCTCGTGCTTGGCGCCGATGTAGCCACCGAACTCTTCGGCAGCACCGATGCCGTGGGCCGCACCGTCAAGCTGGACGGCGACGAGTTCACTGTGGTGGGCGTGCTCCAGAATCAGGGCGAGTCCATGGGCCTGAACACGGGCAGCGTGGTGCTGGTGCCCTTTTCCACCGCGGTGGGCATGGGGGCGGGCGCCGACGTCGATTCGTTCTACGCGAAGGCCCGCGGCCAGGAGCGCATCGACGAGGCAAAGGTCGCCATCGGCTCCTACCTGGGCAGCACGGCGGGTATCGCACCGGGTATGTTCGACGTCACCTCGCAGGACGAAATGCTGCGCGCCGGCAACGACATCGACGACACCATGACGCTCCTGCTGGCGGGCATCGCGGCTATCTCGCTAGTGGTAGCCGGCATCGGCGTGATGAACGTGATGCTGGTATCGGTGACGGAGCGCACGCGCGAAATCGGCATCAAGAAAGCCCTCGGCGCCCGCCGCGCAGACATTCTCGCGCAATTTTTGCTGGAAGCGCTCATCATGAGCATCGTCGGCGGCGCGGTGGGCATCGGCGCGGGTATCGCGTTTGGCCTGCTGCTGAACACGGTAGGCATGACCTTCGTCGTGTCGTGGAACGCAGTCTGGGCCGCCGTGGCCGCCAGCACCGTCATCGGCCTGGCCTTCGGCATCTTCCCCGCCCACCGCGCCTCCCGCAAAAACCCTATCGATGCCCTGCGAGCCGAATAA
- a CDS encoding ABC transporter ATP-binding protein, giving the protein MIRLKRVGKTYELGGETIHALSRVNFDIRTGDFIAIVGPSGSGKSTLMNIIGLLDVPDEGTYLLDGLDVGQLPDNRLAAIRNEKIGFVFQSFNLLGKLTALENVKLPLAYAGVRAKEADTRARALLAQVGLEGREHHLPNQLSGGQQQRVAIARALVCKPEIILADEPTGALDSRTGVEIMELFKRLHAEGQTVVLITHNPELADEADRVIRIADGLVEEVERGHHAG; this is encoded by the coding sequence ATGATCCGTTTGAAGCGCGTCGGCAAGACCTATGAGCTGGGCGGGGAGACCATCCACGCCCTCTCGCGGGTCAACTTCGACATACGCACAGGCGACTTTATCGCCATCGTGGGGCCGTCCGGCTCGGGCAAATCCACCCTCATGAACATCATCGGGCTGCTCGACGTGCCCGACGAGGGCACCTACCTGCTTGACGGCCTGGACGTGGGCCAGCTGCCCGACAACCGCCTGGCCGCCATCCGCAACGAAAAAATCGGCTTCGTATTCCAAAGCTTCAACCTGCTGGGCAAGCTCACCGCGCTCGAAAACGTGAAGTTGCCGCTGGCCTACGCCGGCGTGCGCGCGAAGGAGGCCGACACTCGGGCGCGCGCACTGCTGGCGCAGGTGGGACTGGAGGGCCGCGAGCACCATCTGCCAAACCAGCTTTCCGGCGGTCAGCAGCAGCGCGTGGCTATCGCGCGGGCGCTCGTGTGCAAACCCGAGATCATCCTGGCCGACGAACCCACCGGCGCGCTCGATTCGCGCACCGGCGTGGAAATCATGGAGCTGTTCAAGCGCCTGCACGCCGAGGGGCAAACCGTGGTGCTCATCACCCACAACCCGGAGCTCGCGGACGAGGCCGACCGCGTCATTCGCATAGCCGACGGCCTGGTGGAAGAAGTGGAAAGGGGGCATCATGCGGGTTAG
- a CDS encoding efflux RND transporter periplasmic adaptor subunit: MKRTLGKALVIVALLAVAGGMAAWLAFGDNLAQAFSGPAEEVPPLTAPVTRGSVQQTVTGAGEVKPLSTEKLKPADSWHWLESFDVPLNKRIAAGTTLVTYANGETWTAPFDLVVTSYTLPEKNKGAVTKDDHFIEVKRIDSVNIVLPVSEADLASLAEGQPVRVTLGADDAKQYEGAISNINEVGTYGATGSTFTVTVEVPNDGSIKLGMSANLSITVAEATDVLTVPVSAVSGAGDAKFVTVYQNGATVQVPVTTGISDGTMVEVSGELLHEGDAVMLNEAGGEAAGAAGAGAAPAVSIVMS, encoded by the coding sequence ATGAAACGCACCCTCGGAAAAGCCCTCGTCATCGTGGCATTGCTGGCCGTCGCAGGCGGCATGGCGGCCTGGCTCGCCTTTGGTGACAATCTCGCGCAAGCCTTCTCCGGCCCCGCCGAAGAAGTTCCGCCGCTCACGGCTCCCGTCACCCGCGGGTCCGTCCAACAAACGGTCACCGGCGCTGGCGAGGTGAAGCCACTTTCCACCGAAAAGCTCAAGCCCGCCGACAGCTGGCACTGGCTCGAATCGTTCGATGTCCCGCTCAACAAGCGCATAGCTGCGGGCACTACGCTGGTCACCTACGCCAACGGCGAGACGTGGACCGCCCCGTTCGACCTGGTGGTAACCTCCTACACCCTGCCCGAGAAAAACAAGGGCGCCGTCACCAAAGACGACCACTTCATCGAGGTCAAACGCATCGACTCGGTCAACATCGTGCTGCCCGTCTCCGAAGCCGACCTCGCGTCCCTGGCGGAAGGCCAGCCCGTGCGCGTCACGCTGGGCGCGGACGACGCGAAGCAGTATGAAGGCGCCATCTCCAACATCAACGAAGTGGGCACATACGGCGCAACGGGCTCCACGTTTACGGTAACGGTGGAGGTGCCCAACGACGGCAGCATCAAGCTGGGCATGTCCGCAAACCTCTCCATCACGGTGGCCGAGGCCACCGACGTGCTCACGGTACCCGTCAGCGCTGTCAGCGGCGCGGGCGACGCCAAGTTCGTGACCGTCTACCAGAATGGCGCGACGGTCCAGGTGCCCGTGACCACCGGCATTTCCGACGGCACCATGGTCGAAGTGTCCGGCGAGCTGCTGCACGAAGGCGACGCCGTCATGCTCAACGAGGCAGGTGGCGAAGCTGCTGGAGCCGCCGGCGCCGGAGCCGCACCCGCCGTATCCATCGTGATGTCCTAA
- a CDS encoding response regulator transcription factor has product MKLLIVEDDRLLSNALARTLADTYDINQAFDGEEGLFYAAQDVYDLVVLDVMLPQRDGFSVLEALRAREVNTPVLMLTAKGTTADKLRGLRAGADDYLTKPFDRDELLARIEAILRRSTGRRDVTTVEFKDLVLHTQTKQATLAGEPLALKGKQYDVLEYLVSHRGSLISKERLFDKIWGFMSDTSSNVVEVYVSALRKALAPSGYDRYITTIRGAGYLFSEEDHD; this is encoded by the coding sequence ATGAAACTGCTGATCGTGGAGGATGATCGCCTCCTGTCAAACGCGCTGGCCCGCACGCTTGCGGATACCTACGACATCAATCAGGCCTTCGACGGCGAAGAGGGCCTGTTCTACGCCGCGCAGGATGTGTACGACCTCGTGGTGCTTGACGTGATGCTGCCCCAGCGCGACGGCTTCTCCGTGCTTGAAGCGCTGCGGGCGCGCGAGGTGAACACACCCGTGCTCATGCTGACGGCGAAAGGCACCACGGCCGACAAGCTGCGCGGCCTGCGCGCGGGTGCCGACGACTACCTGACCAAGCCGTTTGATCGCGACGAGCTGCTTGCGCGCATCGAGGCCATCCTGCGTCGCAGCACCGGCCGCCGCGATGTGACCACCGTGGAGTTCAAAGACCTCGTGCTGCACACGCAAACCAAACAGGCCACGCTTGCAGGCGAGCCGCTGGCGCTGAAGGGCAAGCAGTACGACGTGCTGGAATACCTGGTCAGCCACCGCGGCAGCCTTATTTCGAAGGAGCGGTTGTTCGACAAGATTTGGGGATTCATGTCCGACACCTCCTCAAACGTGGTGGAGGTGTACGTAAGCGCGCTGCGCAAGGCGCTCGCTCCTTCGGGCTACGACCGCTACATCACCACCATCCGTGGCGCGGGCTACCTGTTCAGCGAGGAAGATCATGACTGA
- a CDS encoding cell wall metabolism sensor histidine kinase WalK, with translation MTERALIRRELAKQTVLLFLVFTLLFALLGVGIYSILSAGIYQNADETLRSLETSEDLLTFEADPGGAAAITFDDTSGTTPDETEVDDLSYSLQKSIVDVDPQFITLVRNAQGDLVNTVGLYASYPAFLREVPFDAQDLDHIYQTSAGGHAYRGITYRLDDNGSPLFVQVLVNVDSELAILDSFARTLVLYLAVAALVSAAAGYLLSRRTLKPIVENWRAQTEFVQNASHELRTPLAVMQTTSELLLDHPQSRIVDRFEDVNVITSETKRLSHLVDDLMALSLDDAGRTSLARTEVYVGTLLRETAGAYEDFAALQDKRIEVDASDEVVVRADADKLRQLLNILVDNALKYTEAGDIVRLSAQFKGSKCVLRVADTGCGIDPADRAHVFERFYRADKARSRETGGHGLGLSLAKGIVEAHSGTITLEGNEPHGTVAVVTLPIN, from the coding sequence ATGACTGAGCGCGCCCTCATTCGCCGCGAGCTGGCCAAGCAAACGGTGCTGCTGTTCCTGGTGTTCACGCTGTTGTTTGCGCTGCTGGGCGTAGGAATTTATTCCATCCTGAGCGCGGGCATTTACCAAAATGCCGACGAAACGCTGCGCTCGCTTGAAACGAGCGAAGACCTGCTTACCTTCGAGGCCGACCCAGGCGGAGCCGCTGCCATCACCTTCGACGACACCAGTGGCACGACCCCCGATGAGACGGAGGTGGACGATCTGTCGTACTCCCTCCAAAAGAGCATCGTGGATGTTGACCCGCAGTTCATCACGCTTGTGCGCAACGCACAGGGCGACCTCGTGAACACGGTGGGCCTGTACGCGTCCTACCCCGCTTTCCTGCGCGAGGTGCCGTTTGATGCGCAGGACCTCGACCACATCTACCAAACGTCGGCCGGCGGGCATGCGTATCGCGGCATCACCTACCGACTTGACGACAACGGCAGCCCGCTGTTCGTGCAAGTACTCGTGAATGTGGATTCTGAGCTGGCTATTTTGGACAGCTTCGCGCGCACACTCGTGCTGTATCTGGCTGTGGCCGCACTGGTGTCGGCGGCGGCCGGCTACCTGCTGTCGCGGCGCACGCTTAAGCCCATCGTGGAGAACTGGCGCGCACAAACGGAATTCGTGCAGAACGCCTCGCACGAGCTGCGCACCCCGCTTGCCGTGATGCAGACCACAAGCGAGCTGTTGCTCGACCACCCGCAGAGCCGCATCGTCGATAGGTTCGAGGACGTGAACGTGATTACGTCTGAAACGAAGCGGCTTTCTCACCTGGTGGACGACCTCATGGCGCTGTCGCTTGACGACGCGGGCCGCACATCACTTGCGCGCACGGAGGTGTACGTGGGTACGCTCCTGCGCGAGACGGCTGGAGCGTATGAGGACTTCGCCGCACTGCAGGACAAGCGCATCGAGGTGGACGCCAGCGACGAGGTGGTGGTGCGCGCCGATGCCGACAAGCTGCGGCAGCTGCTGAACATCCTGGTTGACAACGCGCTTAAGTACACCGAGGCCGGCGATATCGTGCGGTTAAGCGCCCAGTTCAAGGGATCGAAATGCGTGCTGCGCGTGGCGGACACAGGCTGCGGCATCGATCCGGCCGACCGTGCGCACGTCTTCGAGCGGTTCTACCGCGCCGACAAAGCGCGCTCGCGCGAGACGGGTGGTCACGGTTTAGGGCTTTCCCTTGCAAAGGGTATCGTGGAGGCCCATAGCGGTACCATCACTCTTGAGGGCAATGAACCACACGGTACGGTCGCTGTTGTCACGTTGCCGATAAACTGA
- a CDS encoding Nramp family divalent metal transporter has product MSSTLIQKFKNIGPGALVAAGFIGPGTVTTCTVSGANYGYTMLWALLFATIATIIFQEMASRVGIVSGKGLGENIRDRIPNKALMWIAIVIVIIAIFVGNIAYETGNITGGILGIQAVMPSIDIVPIVIVLGILAFIAMWIGSYKVVEVVLTAIVVFMGVVFFVTAIASNPDWGAIVAGLFVPTLPEEGSKGILTAVGLIGTTIVPYNLFLHASGASERFKDPEQVSDARFDTILSIGLGGIISMAILVCAAANIFGTGVTVTNGKDMALALQPLLGSWATWMIGLGLLAAGFSSAITASFSAAYAVNGVLGWKKTTKDLRFKSIWVVVLLAGCIMAIVMGKSPTELILVAQAANAILLPIMAFFVLYCANGKDLGKWRNHVFANCAGVVIIVITLFMCYRNMSSFIASLQTLIGG; this is encoded by the coding sequence ATGAGCAGCACACTGATCCAAAAGTTTAAAAACATTGGCCCTGGCGCGCTTGTAGCCGCTGGCTTTATAGGGCCAGGCACCGTTACCACCTGTACGGTTTCCGGTGCCAATTACGGTTACACCATGCTGTGGGCGTTGTTGTTCGCCACGATCGCGACCATTATTTTCCAGGAAATGGCATCGCGTGTGGGCATCGTTTCGGGCAAGGGCCTGGGTGAAAACATTCGCGATCGCATTCCCAACAAGGCGCTTATGTGGATTGCTATCGTGATTGTTATCATCGCCATCTTTGTGGGCAACATCGCGTATGAGACGGGCAATATTACCGGCGGTATTTTGGGTATTCAGGCAGTCATGCCAAGCATTGATATTGTTCCTATCGTTATCGTGCTCGGTATTTTGGCTTTCATTGCTATGTGGATTGGCTCCTACAAGGTAGTCGAAGTCGTTCTGACGGCCATCGTTGTGTTCATGGGCGTGGTGTTCTTCGTTACCGCAATAGCTTCAAACCCCGATTGGGGTGCCATCGTCGCCGGTCTGTTTGTTCCGACGCTGCCCGAAGAAGGGTCAAAGGGCATTCTTACTGCCGTCGGCCTTATCGGAACCACCATCGTGCCGTACAATTTGTTCCTGCATGCTTCCGGTGCGTCCGAGCGTTTCAAGGACCCCGAGCAGGTATCCGATGCACGCTTCGACACCATTCTGAGCATCGGTTTGGGCGGCATTATCTCCATGGCTATCCTCGTGTGCGCTGCGGCAAACATTTTTGGTACCGGCGTTACGGTTACCAACGGTAAGGATATGGCGCTTGCGCTGCAGCCGCTTTTGGGTTCGTGGGCTACGTGGATGATCGGCTTGGGGCTTCTGGCTGCGGGCTTTTCGAGCGCTATTACGGCATCGTTCTCAGCCGCTTATGCGGTTAATGGCGTGCTGGGTTGGAAGAAGACGACGAAGGATTTGCGCTTCAAGAGCATCTGGGTCGTTGTACTTTTGGCGGGCTGCATTATGGCAATCGTGATGGGCAAGAGTCCGACCGAGCTCATCTTGGTGGCGCAGGCTGCCAACGCCATTTTGTTGCCCATCATGGCATTCTTCGTTCTGTACTGCGCCAATGGTAAAGATTTGGGCAAATGGCGCAACCATGTCTTTGCGAATTGCGCAGGTGTTGTCATCATCGTTATCACGCTGTTTATGTGCTATCGCAATATGTCGAGCTTCATTGCGTCGCTGCAGACGCTTATTGGCGGCTAG
- a CDS encoding carboxymuconolactone decarboxylase family protein produces the protein MTDPIAEKAHAYRNRLFPGFDSPLALTDPEFIERFDRFAFGEVPASDDLDDRTRLLAILAALIGCQGLETFRAMAKGALTVGVTPVEVKELVYQSIAYVGMGRMLPYLYAINELLEHRLVSMPLEGQATTTVETRLEAGSQKQVDLFGPQMTDFYKSGPQETQHINRWLAENCFGDYYTRTGLGDAQREMITFCILAAQGGCEPQLVSHAQANMRIGNGRGFLIKVVSQLVPYIGYPSCLNALRCIDEAAGKMESGEAK, from the coding sequence ATGACTGACCCTATTGCGGAAAAAGCGCATGCATATCGCAATCGTCTTTTTCCTGGATTCGATTCGCCCCTTGCCCTTACTGATCCTGAGTTTATTGAGCGCTTTGACCGGTTTGCTTTTGGCGAAGTGCCTGCGAGCGACGATTTAGACGATCGCACGCGTTTGCTGGCTATCCTTGCGGCGCTTATTGGTTGCCAGGGGCTTGAGACATTTCGCGCGATGGCGAAAGGCGCTCTCACCGTGGGTGTTACCCCTGTTGAAGTGAAGGAGCTCGTCTATCAATCGATCGCGTATGTGGGTATGGGCCGTATGTTGCCGTACCTGTATGCCATTAACGAACTACTGGAGCATCGTCTTGTGTCGATGCCGCTTGAGGGGCAGGCCACCACGACTGTGGAGACGCGTCTTGAAGCGGGATCACAGAAACAGGTCGATCTCTTCGGCCCGCAGATGACTGACTTTTACAAGTCGGGTCCCCAGGAAACGCAGCACATCAATCGTTGGTTGGCCGAGAATTGCTTCGGCGACTACTATACGCGTACTGGGCTAGGTGACGCGCAGCGCGAGATGATCACCTTCTGCATTCTGGCTGCGCAGGGCGGATGCGAACCGCAGCTGGTAAGTCACGCGCAAGCGAATATGAGAATCGGTAACGGTCGAGGTTTTCTGATTAAGGTAGTCTCGCAGCTGGTTCCCTACATTGGATATCCGAGCTGTCTGAATGCGCTGCGGTGCATAGACGAGGCGGCAGGAAAGATGGAGTCTGGCGAAGCCAAATAA
- a CDS encoding LamB/YcsF family protein — MYRIDLNSDLGESFGRYTLGLDDQIIPLVSSANIACGQHAGDPMVMRKTVGMAADAGIAIGAHPGYPDLQGFGRRDMNLSPDEAYSYMLYQIGALQAFCSAQGVRLAHVKPHGQLYNHAAIDPELAAALAQAVRDADPHLVLVGLANGALVDEGRKLGLVTAEEFFADRNYTDEGRLVSRNDPAALIRDEEEAIERVKNAIRDGAVLSVTGKLVDLHPDTLCVHGDSPSALAFVSRIRQSLEEDDIAIKSVGAA, encoded by the coding sequence ATGTATCGAATCGACCTTAATAGTGACCTGGGCGAGAGCTTTGGACGTTATACGCTTGGACTTGACGACCAAATTATTCCGCTCGTTTCCAGTGCGAACATCGCATGTGGTCAGCATGCGGGCGACCCGATGGTTATGCGCAAGACCGTGGGCATGGCCGCCGATGCCGGTATCGCCATCGGAGCGCACCCCGGTTATCCCGACCTGCAAGGATTCGGTCGCCGCGACATGAATCTCTCGCCGGATGAGGCCTATTCCTACATGCTGTACCAGATCGGTGCCCTGCAGGCGTTCTGCTCGGCGCAGGGCGTTCGCCTTGCTCATGTGAAACCGCACGGTCAACTGTACAACCACGCTGCCATCGACCCCGAACTCGCCGCCGCCCTCGCCCAAGCCGTGCGCGACGCAGACCCCCACCTTGTGCTCGTGGGTTTGGCGAATGGCGCGCTCGTGGACGAAGGCCGCAAACTGGGTCTGGTGACCGCCGAAGAATTCTTTGCCGACCGTAACTACACCGATGAAGGTCGCCTAGTCAGCCGCAACGACCCCGCTGCCCTCATCCGCGACGAAGAAGAGGCTATCGAACGCGTGAAGAATGCCATCCGCGATGGTGCCGTGCTCTCCGTGACGGGAAAGCTGGTGGACCTGCATCCCGACACGCTTTGCGTACATGGCGATTCGCCTTCCGCACTCGCATTCGTCAGCCGCATCCGCCAATCCCTTGAAGAAGACGACATCGCCATCAAATCGGTGGGAGCCGCGTAA
- a CDS encoding HigA family addiction module antitoxin, whose amino-acid sequence MGISNTFNPDYSVHPGEFLDELIDVYDIEQAELAMRLGITPKHLSNIVNGKASITAKTAVALEYIFPDRPVRYWLGLQNAYDEFEARKANREQSSSEDSKKWLERFDFATLEEAEYIPKLKADAGVWDRTCSLLTFFGCSSIAAWKQVYGSLDTHASGYWDERGSLSLAWMRKGQINAAYRAYLLPRFERRAFGRSLRKIETLVRNSGEVTPDKLQEQCEKAGVLLTIEKPLPTMKARSASFWMRNTPVVQLRADFLTDDEPLLDFAREAAEILKGKTYSMSLHDGDWSIDGPCKDALEWLTLWERSYAFAAKKDYSSDAVRRFAEEEGVHPGIVVGLLQRRGIIAPDSSLNSLKSFVSYGVVSF is encoded by the coding sequence ATGGGAATTAGCAATACATTCAATCCTGATTATTCGGTTCATCCGGGAGAATTTCTGGATGAGTTAATCGATGTTTATGATATTGAACAGGCCGAATTGGCGATGCGACTGGGTATCACTCCGAAGCATCTGAGTAACATCGTTAACGGAAAAGCTAGCATCACGGCAAAAACCGCAGTTGCGCTGGAATACATTTTTCCCGATAGACCTGTCCGCTATTGGCTGGGACTGCAGAATGCCTATGACGAATTTGAGGCTCGTAAAGCGAATCGGGAGCAGTCCTCTTCAGAAGATTCGAAAAAATGGCTAGAGCGTTTCGATTTTGCGACTTTAGAAGAAGCGGAATATATTCCGAAGCTTAAGGCGGATGCAGGAGTTTGGGACCGCACATGCTCTCTGCTTACCTTTTTTGGATGTTCAAGCATTGCGGCTTGGAAGCAAGTGTATGGAAGCTTGGATACGCATGCGTCAGGATATTGGGATGAGCGCGGATCTCTTTCGCTCGCTTGGATGCGAAAAGGGCAAATCAACGCTGCATATCGTGCGTATCTCCTTCCGCGTTTCGAGCGTCGAGCGTTCGGTCGTTCGCTGCGCAAGATAGAGACGCTGGTGCGAAATTCGGGAGAAGTAACGCCGGATAAGCTCCAAGAACAATGCGAGAAAGCCGGAGTTTTGCTGACAATAGAAAAACCATTGCCCACTATGAAGGCTCGCAGCGCCTCGTTTTGGATGAGAAATACGCCTGTTGTTCAACTGCGCGCCGATTTTCTAACAGATGATGAGCCCTTACTTGATTTTGCTCGCGAGGCTGCTGAGATTTTGAAAGGAAAAACGTACAGCATGTCGTTGCACGATGGCGATTGGAGCATTGATGGCCCCTGCAAGGATGCGCTTGAGTGGTTGACTCTGTGGGAGCGCAGCTACGCATTCGCCGCAAAGAAAGACTACTCGTCTGATGCGGTCAGGCGATTTGCGGAAGAGGAGGGGGTTCATCCCGGTATTGTGGTTGGATTGCTGCAGCGCAGAGGGATCATTGCGCCCGATTCCAGTTTAAATTCGCTCAAATCTTTCGTGTCGTACGGCGTGGTGTCTTTTTAA
- a CDS encoding LysR family transcriptional regulator, with the protein MYIETLREFITIAQLGSYTAAAKKLYISQPTLSKHIAALEKSLGHKLFFDEQPLILTEAGRILMDYASKTLSRTETMELKLAALKEHAPELVKIQDLTFFDFISGEARKVKEAVRRRYPSVTFDVRKCKTYQSSLAALLDGDIDVGFMFNIAETPFDQPELAVHSGYRSLLLVDYAGEFRLGVPKNSPLLDKGPLTLKDFADQRFCAIASNHYDSLIEDFRALCMKEGFLPQIEYETVQNYHDFWTRDHGDGIIFFDLSHHKDFTAIDDYLFDTYKPVRPFGRERTLYITITMIVRDEDHGPALTAFLETAERINRNRAEKLKAAEQEKTAQA; encoded by the coding sequence TTGTACATCGAAACGCTTCGGGAATTCATCACCATCGCCCAACTCGGCAGCTACACGGCCGCTGCGAAGAAGCTCTACATTTCCCAGCCGACGCTTTCCAAGCACATTGCAGCCCTGGAGAAATCGCTCGGTCACAAGCTATTTTTCGATGAACAGCCCCTCATCCTCACCGAGGCCGGCCGCATCCTCATGGATTATGCGAGCAAGACGCTCTCGCGCACCGAAACGATGGAGCTGAAACTTGCCGCGCTCAAGGAGCATGCCCCCGAGCTCGTAAAGATACAAGACCTCACCTTTTTTGATTTTATAAGCGGCGAGGCGCGCAAGGTGAAAGAGGCGGTGCGGCGGCGCTACCCCAGCGTGACCTTTGATGTGCGCAAATGCAAGACCTACCAGTCGTCACTTGCCGCATTGCTCGACGGCGATATCGACGTGGGATTCATGTTTAACATTGCCGAAACGCCTTTCGACCAGCCCGAGCTTGCCGTGCATTCCGGCTATCGCTCTTTGCTGCTTGTCGACTATGCCGGCGAATTCCGTCTTGGCGTGCCAAAGAATTCCCCGCTGCTCGACAAAGGACCGCTCACACTCAAGGACTTCGCCGACCAGCGTTTCTGCGCCATAGCCAGCAATCACTACGACAGTCTTATCGAGGACTTCCGCGCGCTTTGTATGAAAGAAGGGTTCCTGCCCCAAATAGAATACGAGACCGTCCAGAATTACCACGATTTCTGGACGCGCGACCACGGCGACGGCATTATCTTTTTCGATTTGTCGCACCACAAGGATTTCACGGCCATCGATGACTATCTTTTCGACACGTACAAGCCGGTGCGCCCCTTCGGTCGTGAGCGCACGCTTTATATAACCATCACGATGATCGTGCGCGACGAAGATCACGGTCCGGCCCTCACCGCCTTTCTTGAAACGGCAGAGCGGATCAACCGCAACCGCGCCGAAAAGCTGAAGGCCGCCGAGCAGGAAAAGACCGCCCAAGCGTGA